Proteins from one Bacteroidota bacterium genomic window:
- a CDS encoding aminoacyl-histidine dipeptidase, whose translation MSKEIINLEPKGLWKSFYDITQIPHPSKHEKKLADFVKKFGEDLELETTVDEIGNIIIKKPATEGFEAMKGVILQAHLDMVPQKNNDTAHDFENDPIDAYIDGDWVTAKGTTLGADNGIGAAAAMAILESNEIKHGPVEALFTIDEETGMTGAFGLKAGYLDGDILINMDSEDEGELYVGCAGGIDAEAQFSYEEEKPPKSVKAFKLNVSGLKGGHSGLDIALGRGNSNKILFRYLHHAIGKWGMRLASVDGGSLRNAIPRESFAIVTVPDENADKIEDCVAKFVEVVKNEISAAEPNFEMTATSVDIPDFIIEEEIQNKLVAAIYACPNGVIRMSDTMEGVVETSTNMAIVKSENGKIDVNCLLRSSVDSAKHDLTKMIESVFVLAGAEIGFSGEYPGWKPNKDSDILRTMSNVYETKFGKTPEIKVIHAGLECGILGAVYPHWDMISFGPTIRFPHSPDEKVNIETVKMFWDFLLETLKNIPTK comes from the coding sequence ATGAGTAAAGAGATAATAAATTTAGAGCCAAAAGGTTTATGGAAAAGTTTTTATGACATAACACAAATTCCTCACCCATCGAAACATGAAAAAAAACTTGCCGATTTTGTGAAAAAATTTGGTGAAGACTTAGAGCTCGAAACCACAGTCGATGAAATTGGTAATATAATAATTAAAAAACCTGCTACCGAAGGATTTGAAGCTATGAAAGGAGTAATTCTTCAAGCTCATCTCGACATGGTTCCTCAAAAAAACAACGATACGGCTCACGATTTTGAAAACGATCCAATTGATGCCTATATAGATGGCGATTGGGTTACAGCAAAAGGCACAACACTTGGTGCCGACAACGGAATAGGAGCTGCCGCAGCAATGGCAATTTTAGAATCGAACGAAATCAAACATGGACCTGTAGAAGCACTTTTTACAATTGATGAAGAAACAGGAATGACCGGTGCTTTTGGGCTAAAGGCAGGATATCTTGACGGCGATATTTTAATAAATATGGATTCGGAAGACGAAGGAGAACTTTATGTTGGTTGTGCCGGTGGTATAGATGCCGAGGCTCAGTTTTCATATGAAGAAGAAAAACCTCCTAAAAGCGTAAAAGCTTTTAAATTAAACGTTTCGGGGCTTAAAGGCGGACATTCGGGGCTTGATATTGCTCTTGGCAGAGGAAATTCAAACAAAATTCTGTTCAGATATTTACATCATGCCATCGGAAAATGGGGAATGCGCCTGGCTTCTGTCGATGGTGGAAGTTTGCGAAATGCCATACCGAGAGAATCGTTTGCGATAGTTACAGTACCTGACGAAAATGCAGATAAAATTGAAGATTGTGTTGCAAAATTTGTTGAAGTAGTGAAAAACGAAATCTCAGCAGCAGAACCAAACTTTGAAATGACTGCGACTTCCGTTGATATACCGGATTTTATAATCGAAGAAGAAATTCAAAATAAATTGGTAGCAGCTATTTATGCTTGCCCAAATGGTGTGATTCGCATGAGCGACACTATGGAAGGAGTAGTTGAAACTTCAACCAATATGGCAATTGTGAAATCTGAAAACGGGAAAATTGATGTCAATTGTTTGCTTCGTAGCTCAGTAGATTCTGCAAAGCACGACCTTACAAAAATGATAGAAAGTGTGTTTGTGTTGGCTGGAGCAGAAATAGGATTTAGCGGCGAATATCCAGGTTGGAAACCAAATAAAGATTCCGATATTCTCAGAACAATGAGCAATGTTTACGAAACTAAATTTGGCAAAACACCGGAAATAAAAGTTATTCATGCCGGGCTGGAATGCGGAATTTTGGGAGCAGTATATCCACACTGGGACATGATTTCCTTTGGACCAACTATTCGTTTTCCACACTCACCAGACGAAAAAGTTAATATCGAAACTGTGAAAATGTTTTGGGACTTTTTGCTTGAAACTTTAAAAAATATCCCGACAAAATAA